Proteins encoded within one genomic window of Vanrija pseudolonga chromosome 3, complete sequence:
- the niiA gene encoding Nitrite reductase [NAD(P)H]: MVVGLGMVGIAFIEKMLALDTEGKYFIRTCGEEPTYAYNRVGLTEYFQHRNIEDLYLHDASWYAEQDPDHFAFHIGQQVVSIDGANKTVLTSENNTFAYDILVLATGSVADLPSYVTREQAKTTQGVFVYRSIADLEDIFAFAGKPAVSKATVVGGGLLGLEAAKAVYDMKVPEVSIMIRQEYPLNRQLDAPAGDLVKAKIESLGVKVLSRCSPDSLVIKRDSGREIFAGFNNAGETYPSDMVIFAIGIKPRDDLPAESGIKTSPKGGIVVADDLSTSLPGVYAIGECANWRGNFYGLIAPGIEMADILAFNLTQTSGVGAHAARKMNPPDLSTRLKLMGVDVASFGDYFADVRTPAQPMGPPSTQPGAAAAPGLVTIHPSAKRRYLTNDNGPVKCLTYHDPFGATYKKYIFSSDGRHLIGGMMIGDVGDFTKLVAITKKKALDVPPSQFILGSRTSGDDDGDDLDDDTVICSCHNVTKAAIAASVKDGAQGFGEVKKSTKAGSGCGGCVPLATAIMKTEMKKAGVTIDNRYAHQPDPTDFRLCLHFKMSRMDLLQVVKIKKLRAFRAIMDTVSIDGSQGCEICKPAIASILASTYNEHVMKPEHHALQDTNDKFMANIQRNGTFSVVPRIPGGEVQPDQLVAIGQIAKEYGLYTKITGGQRIDMFGAEKPDLPAIWERLNAVGLESGQAYGKSLRTVKSCVGSTWCRFGVGDSVGLAISLEKRYRGVRAPHKFKGGVSGCVRECAEAQSKDFGLIATDKGWNIFIGGNGGATPRHAILFAQDVPPSKVVRILDRYIMFYIRTADRLVRTAPWVESFEGGIEKLRRILIQDELGICTDLESEMQYLISTYEDEWGKAVRDPGMRHQFRQFVNTPDRVKGIENIEERGQRRAADWPKNFPARKFGASEIVTPRTQWTWVAGLATAVDLQPTDAATTSAAVKYGDTQLAIFHVPRRGYYAMQQMCPHKRAFVLDHGIVGDDTKGNLHVSCPLHKRNFRLDTGECTNDDDYNVMSFDVREVAGGALEVLLPPMPELDAVLGTSKWMVRQSTAEALGPIAAANIKTVPPVLQTNACSSNHGGCGDSKLDW; encoded by the exons ATGGTTGTGGGCCTTGGCATGGTCGGAATCG caTTCATCGAAAAGATGCTCGCGTTGGACACTGAAGGCAAATACTTTATTCGAACATGTGGTGAAGAACCCACCTATGCCTACAACCGGGTGGGGTTGACGG AGTACTTTCAGCACCGAAACATCGAAGACCTCTACCTGCACGATGCGTCTTGGTATGCTGAGCAGGACCCCGACCACTTTGCATTTCACATCGGCCAGCAGGTCGTGTCCATCGACGGCGCGAACAAGACAGTCCTCACCTCCGAGAACAACACCTTTGCGTACGACATCCTCGTTCTGGCCACCGGGTCAGTTGCGGATCTTCCTTCCTATGTCACCCGTGAACAGGCAAAGACGACCCAGGGCGTGTTTGTATATCGCAGCATCGCCGACCTCGAAGACATCTTTGCGTTCGCCGGCAAACCGGCTGTTTCCAAGGCGACTGTCGTTGGAGGCggtcttcttggcctcgaaGCAGCAAAGGCAGTGTACGACATGAAGGTCCCAGAGGTATCCATCATGATCAGACAGGAATACCCCCTCAACAGGCAGCTGGATGCGCCGGCTGGGGACCTTGTCAAGGCCAAAATTGAGTCCCTTGGGGTCAAAGTCCTCAGCCGATGCTCACCAGACTCACTCGTCATCAAACGTGACTCTGGCCGGGAAATCTTCGCGGGTTTCAACAATGCAGGAGAGACCTACCCCTCGGATATGGTCATCTTTGCCATTGGTATCAAACCGAGGGACGATCTCCCTGCGGAATCGGGAATCAAGACGAGCCCCAAAGGTGGCATCGTGGTGGCCGACGACCTCTCCACGAGCTTGCCTGGCGTATATGCCATTGGCGAGTGTGCAAACTGGCGAGGGAAT TTTTACGGCCTCATTGCTCCGGGGATAGAAATGGCAGACATCCTGGCTTTCAACCTT ACCCAGACCAGCGGCGTCGGAGCCCATGCCGCCCGCAAGATGAACCCGCCGGACCTCTCGACTCGTCTCAAGCTGATGGGTGTGGACGTGGCGTCTTTCGGCGACTACTTTGCCGATGTTCGAACGCCAGCCCAGCCTATGGGACCACCTAGCACACAGCCTGGGGCTGCAGCTGCACCCGGCCTTGTAACAATCCACCCCTCCGCAAAGCGGCGGTACCTCACCAATGACAATGGCCCAGTCAAGTGCCTCACCTACCATGACCCTTTTGGTGCGACCTACAAGAAGTACATCTTCAGCTCTGATGGGCGACATCTCATCGGCGGAATGATGATTGGCGACGTGGGTGACTTTACCAAGCTCGTGGCGATcacgaagaagaaggccctCGATGTGCCTCCGTCACAGTTCATTCTCGGGTCCAGGACCAGCGGAgacgatgatggcgacgacctcgacgacgatacCGTGATATGCTCGTGCCAT AACGTGACCAAAGCTGCTATTGCTGCGAGTGTCAAGGATGGAGCGCAGGGCTTTGGAGAGGTGAAGAAGAGCACAAAGGCGGGATCCGGTTGCGGTGGATGCGtgcccctcgccaccgccatcaTGAAGACGGAGATGAAGAAGGCCGGGGTCACCATCGATAACCGGTACGCACATCAACCAGACCCTACTGACTTCAGGCTATGCCTTCACTTCAAGATGAGTCGCATGGACCTGCTCCAAGTGGTCAAGATCAAGAAGCTCCGCGCCTTCCGCGCCATCATGGACACAGTCAGCATTGATGGATCACAAGGCTGCGAGATCTGCAAACCAGCAATCGCCAGTATCCTTGCGTCCACGTACAACGAGCACGTCATGAAGCCAGAACACCATGCTCTCCAAGACACGAATGACAAGTTTATGGCCAACATCCAGCGGAACGGCACCTTCAGCGTGGTACCCCGTATACCTGGCGGTGAAGTGCAACCTGACCAACTTGTCGCCATTGGACAAATAGCCAAAGAGTACGGTTTGTATACAAAAATCACTGGAGGTCAGCGCATCGACATGTTTGGGGCCGAGAAGCCCGACCTACCGGCGATATGGGAGCGACTGAACGCTGTGGGTCTCGAATCTGGTCAGGCCTACGGCAAGAGCCTCCGAACGGTCAAGTCGTGCGTCGGGAGCACGTGGTGCCgcttcggcgtcggtgaCTCTGTCGGGCTAGCCATCAGCCTCGAGAAGAGGTATCGCGGCGTCCGAGCTCCTCACAAGTTCAAGGGAGGTGTCTCTGGATGTGTTCGGGAGTGTGCCGAGGCACAATCCAAAGATTTCGGGCTAATCGCGACCGACAAAGGCTGGAACA TCTTCATTGGCGGTAATGGCGGTGCGACCCCGCGCCACGCGATACTCTTCGCCCAAGACGTCCCGCCCTCCAAGGTCGTACGCATTCTCGACCGCTACATCATGTTCTACATCCGGACCGCCGACCGTCTGGTGCGCACGGCCCCATGGGTCGAGTCATTTGAAGGCGGCATCGAGAAGCTCCGACGAATCCTCATTCAAGACGAGTTGGGCATCTGCACCGACCTCGAGAGCGAGATGCAGTATCTCATCAGCACTTACGAAGACGAGTGGGGCAAGGCTGTTCGTGACCCAGGTATGCGCCACCAGTTTCGCCAGTTCGTGAACACGCCGGATCGCGTCAAGGGCATCGAAAACATCGAAGAGAGAGGGCAACGCCGGGCGGCAGACTGGCCCAAGAACTTTCCAGCCCGCAAGTTTGGAGCCTCTGAGATTGTAACCCCTAGGACCCAATGGACCTGGGTGGCTGGTTTGGCGACAGCGGTCGACCTTCAGCCCACCGACGCGGCCACGACCTCCGCCGCGGTCAAGTACGGCGACACGCAGCTCGCCATATTCCACGTCCCCCGGCGAGGATACTACGCGATGCAGCAAATGTGCCCGCACAAGCGTGCGTTTGTGCTTGACCATGgcatcgtcggcgacgacaccaagGGCAATCTACACGTGTCGTGTCCCTTGCACAAGCGCAACTTTCGGCTTGACACCGGCGAGTGCACCAATGACGACGACTACAATGTCATGTCGTTTGACGTTCGCGAGGTGGCTGGTGGGGCCCTcgaggtgctgctgccgcccaTGCCTGAGCTCGATGCTGTCTTGGGAACATCCAAGT GGATGGTGCGCCAGTCGACCGCCGAAGCCCTTGGTCCtatcgccgccgccaataTCAAGACTGTCCCTCCTGTTCTCCAGACGAACGCTTGCTCCAGCAACCACGGGGGGTGTGGAGACTCGAAATTAGACTGGTAG